A genomic window from Candidatus Nitrosoglobus terrae includes:
- a CDS encoding YncE family protein — MQKRHSFLSFHMLACSLVALISLIPLAHGEILAMLNYESKPDNPVRKEGLAIIDVDPQSANFGKMIMDIPLPHDLVAHHIFYNQDLSKAYITALGKSTLHILDMAQFPYRMKTVETPTCQVQEDMVFTEDNKTWYLSCMGSSTIVVGDATTDKSIKTIETPASGTPYLRYPHGLDLNEKIDRILATNTIRPDGKEPGEVVTVIEASTGKILSTHKVSHKPSPAGAAPVEAIFVPNSNPPLAYINNWLEGTTWSAVWEPSKKEFNFQQVIDFAPLKQKVPLEIYPNPKENQLVITTANPGYFNIFDIKDPQAPKLIKAIPTAAGAHHVGFSPDGHYAFVQNSFINLPQMRDGSITVIDLKEGKAIKQINTLKNQGFNPNCIVLLPEWITH; from the coding sequence ATGCAGAAAAGACATTCCTTTCTCTCTTTTCATATGCTGGCTTGTAGCTTAGTGGCTTTAATTTCTCTAATTCCTCTCGCCCATGGGGAAATTTTAGCGATGCTTAACTATGAATCAAAACCAGATAATCCAGTGCGTAAAGAAGGATTAGCAATTATCGATGTAGATCCCCAATCTGCCAATTTCGGTAAGATGATTATGGATATTCCTTTACCCCATGATCTGGTTGCACACCATATTTTCTATAACCAAGACTTAAGTAAAGCCTATATTACTGCCCTTGGAAAAAGTACGCTGCATATTCTAGATATGGCTCAATTTCCCTATCGGATGAAAACGGTGGAAACACCCACCTGTCAAGTACAGGAAGATATGGTTTTTACGGAAGATAATAAAACTTGGTATTTAAGTTGTATGGGTTCTAGCACGATTGTAGTTGGAGATGCTACAACAGATAAATCTATTAAAACCATTGAAACCCCTGCTTCTGGAACACCTTATCTCCGTTATCCCCACGGATTAGATTTAAATGAGAAAATTGATCGTATCTTAGCGACAAATACGATCCGTCCAGATGGAAAAGAGCCAGGAGAAGTAGTGACTGTCATTGAAGCCAGTACAGGCAAAATACTCTCTACCCATAAGGTCTCTCATAAACCTTCTCCAGCAGGAGCTGCACCCGTAGAAGCTATTTTTGTTCCCAACAGTAACCCACCCCTTGCTTATATAAACAACTGGTTAGAGGGAACAACATGGTCAGCGGTTTGGGAACCTAGTAAAAAAGAGTTTAATTTCCAGCAGGTCATAGATTTTGCTCCTTTAAAGCAAAAAGTACCTTTAGAAATATATCCTAATCCTAAGGAAAACCAGTTAGTTATTACTACTGCAAACCCAGGTTATTTCAATATTTTTGATATTAAAGATCCCCAAGCACCTAAATTAATAAAAGCTATTCCTACTGCGGCGGGTGCCCATCATGTAGGTTTTTCTCCAGATGGACATTATGCTTTTGTACAAAATAGTTTTATTAATTTACCCCAGATGCGTGATGGTTCAATTACCGTGATTGACTTAAAAGAAGGTAAAGCTATTAAGCAAATTAATACCCTAAAAAACCAAGGTTTTAACCCTAACTGTATCGTATTACTACCCGAATGGATTACCCATTAA
- a CDS encoding DsbA family protein, with product MDSILYYIHDPMCSWCWAFRPTWQGIKIRLPANISIQYVLGGLAPDTEEPMPLTLQQKIQGIWKKIQKEVPRTEFNFDFWDKCHPRRSTYPACRAVIAAIKQGKVFEEAMILQIQRAYYLQARNPSDDATLISLAVDLGLDRIQFINDLNSPETHAALTWEIQLSQTLGATGFPSLILKQLQHCYPLHIDYNSPLETIKQIKALS from the coding sequence ATGGATAGCATCCTTTATTACATCCATGATCCCATGTGTAGCTGGTGTTGGGCGTTTCGCCCAACCTGGCAGGGGATCAAAATAAGGCTTCCTGCTAATATCTCCATTCAGTATGTGCTAGGAGGTCTTGCGCCTGATACAGAAGAACCTATGCCGCTTACTTTACAGCAAAAAATTCAAGGTATTTGGAAGAAAATCCAAAAAGAAGTCCCTCGCACTGAATTTAATTTTGATTTCTGGGATAAATGCCACCCTCGCCGCTCTACTTATCCCGCTTGTCGAGCTGTAATTGCTGCTATCAAACAAGGAAAAGTATTTGAAGAGGCCATGATTCTGCAGATCCAACGGGCTTATTATCTTCAGGCTCGTAATCCTTCTGATGATGCTACTCTTATCTCTCTAGCAGTTGATTTAGGGCTGGACAGAATACAGTTCATAAATGATTTAAATTCCCCTGAAACACACGCAGCGCTTACTTGGGAAATTCAGCTTAGTCAAACACTAGGCGCGACTGGATTTCCAAGCTTAATTTTAAAGCAATTACAACATTGTTACCCGCTTCATATCGACTATAACAGCCCTTTAGAGACTATTAAGCAAATTAAAGCGCTCTCCTAA
- a CDS encoding TolB family protein encodes MEKIKGIALGFLVITLGINAGTTLADSMDSQSKDLRYSGENHLTHLRQLTFGGENAEAYFSFDGSELIFQSTRDDLKCDAIFRMNTDGSHVRMVSSGKGTTTCSFIAPDNKSIIYASTHLASDQCPPKPDYSQGYVWPVHKGYDIFRADPDGSHLVRLTNTLGYDAEDVYSPLGDKIVFTSVRSGDLELFMMNPDGGDVEQLTHELGYDGGAFFSYDGQWIVWRASRPKGEALKDYQKLLSQGLVRPGNLEIYIMNLKDRKPIQLTNNGAANFGPYWHPDGKHIIFSSNLRDPTGRNFDLFLINVDTKKVEQVTHYLGFDGFPMFSHDGKKLVFSSNRNGKVQGETNVFIADWQP; translated from the coding sequence ATGGAGAAAATAAAAGGTATCGCCCTAGGATTTTTGGTAATAACCCTAGGAATAAATGCTGGGACTACCTTAGCAGACTCTATGGATAGCCAAAGTAAGGATCTACGTTATTCGGGGGAAAACCATCTCACCCATCTTCGTCAGCTCACTTTCGGGGGTGAAAATGCGGAGGCTTATTTTTCTTTTGATGGTAGTGAGCTGATTTTTCAATCAACCCGTGATGATTTAAAATGCGATGCCATTTTTCGTATGAATACTGATGGTAGCCATGTACGTATGGTTTCTTCAGGCAAGGGAACGACGACCTGCTCATTTATTGCTCCAGATAATAAATCCATTATTTACGCTTCTACCCATCTGGCGAGTGATCAGTGCCCTCCTAAACCAGATTATTCGCAGGGTTATGTGTGGCCGGTACATAAAGGTTATGATATTTTTCGAGCCGATCCTGATGGCAGCCATCTAGTACGCTTAACCAATACCCTAGGATATGATGCTGAGGATGTTTATTCACCTTTAGGGGATAAGATTGTTTTTACCTCAGTACGCTCAGGCGATTTAGAGCTTTTTATGATGAACCCAGATGGCGGTGATGTAGAACAGCTTACCCATGAGCTTGGCTATGATGGCGGTGCTTTCTTCTCTTATGATGGACAATGGATTGTTTGGCGGGCTTCTCGTCCTAAGGGCGAGGCGCTGAAAGATTACCAAAAACTACTTAGCCAAGGATTGGTTCGCCCCGGTAATTTAGAAATTTATATTATGAACTTAAAGGATCGTAAGCCCATTCAACTGACGAATAATGGCGCTGCTAATTTTGGCCCGTATTGGCATCCAGATGGTAAGCATATTATTTTTTCCTCTAATTTACGGGATCCCACAGGTCGTAATTTTGATTTATTTCTGATCAATGTGGATACTAAGAAAGTTGAACAGGTGACTCATTACCTTGGGTTTGATGGTTTTCCCATGTTCTCCCATGACGGGAAAAAACTTGTATTCTCTTCAAATCGTAACGGTAAAGTACAAGGGGAAACCAACGTGTTTATAGCCGATTGGCAGCCGTAA